TCGGCCACGAATTCCTGTTGTGGTCCGAAGAAAACCCCGCGCTGGGTGTCGTAGACGTTCAGTTCAAAGCCGAGCATCTGCACGCTGTCGACCTCGAGCGCGTCAGCGAGCAGACGCCTCAGGTGATCGGCTGCCGGTAAGCCTTCGCGGACCGCCTCAAGGATGGGGGGCAGTTCGTTTTGCCGGTCGAGCTTGAGTCCATCCTGGTTCACTTTGCGATTAAGGTGGATCGGCAGGTTCGGGATGCGCAGCAGCGGCGCTTCGAAACGCAGCAGTTGGCTACGCACGCCATGTGGAGCGCTCGCATCACGCAATGCGACCCGTCCGGCAAGGCTCAGATCCCGATCGGCGAAGGTCGCCAGGATCGGTCCACCATAGACTTCGACGCCGAGGCGCAACAGGCCGCCGCTGGTGTCCCCGGCGCGCGGTTTGACCCGCAATCCTGGCGAGTCGGTGTGGGCGCCAACTACGCGAAACCCGGCCTGTGTGAGGGGTTGGCCGCCGATCCGGAACATCGCCAGGGTCGAGTCGTCACGAAGGATATAGTGCCGCCCGCCGGGTGACAGGAGCCATGGGTCGGCTTCGTTCAGGCGCGTGTAGCCAGCATCGTTCAGCAGCGCCGCGGCATTTGCCGCGACGTGCCAGGGGCTGGGGCTGGCATCGATGAAATCGAGCAGCGCCTGGGCACGGGCGCGAGCGGCCGGACTGATTGGCAAAAGCGAGCTTGGCATGAGGGTACCGATCGGCGGCGTTGACGGCCAATTGTACGCAGCGCGTGGCCGGCTCCGTGCCGCGGGGTTATTGTTGCCGGGTTGCTTTGTACCGTGCGGGCCCGGAGTGGGGGACAAAGGTGGTTTGCGCCGGCGCGGTACGGTCCCGGTTGCGGCGCAACGTGCGCAGGAGGGGAGGAAAGAATGGACGCAGCTGAAACTGCGCCGATAGTACGCCGCACTGCGCGCGTGGTGGGTCTGTGCCTGCTGGTGATCGTGCTTGATGGCTTTGACATGCTGGTCATCGCGCTTACGGCACCGGCACTCGCCGTCGATTGGGGGCTCTCGGGACAAAGTTTGGCGCCGCTGTTCGCCGCTGGGGTGATCGGCATGATTGGCGGCTCGGTGTTCATTGCCCCGTTGGGCGATCGCCTGGGCCGGGTTCGCGTGCTGATGCTGTGCTGCGCGTTGTTCGGCGTGTTTGCAGGCCTCACGGCGTTGGCTGACAGCTATGCCGGGTTGCTTGTGCTGCGTCTGCTGACCGGGTTCGGACTCGGGGGAGCGGTGCCCAACGCCACGGCGTTGATTTCCGAGCACGCCTCGAATCGGCAGCGCCCGCTTATGGTCAGCATTGGCCTGGTTGGCTTTGCCCTGGGTGGCATGTTGTGCGCATTGCTCGCCGTGCCGCTGGTGCCGCGTTTCGGTTGGCGCGTGATGTATGTGATCGGTGGTGTGCTACCGCTGTTGCTGATTCCGGTACTGCACCGTTTCTTGCCGGAATCGCCAACGTTACGATCCAGCACTAAGGCGCCCGCTGAAAAGTTCAGTCAGCGTGTGCGGCTGTTGTTCGCGCCCGGCCTGGCCGGTGATACGCAGCGCCTGTGGCTGGCGTTCTTTGTCAACATGATGGTGATGTTCTTTCTCGCCAACTGGGTGCCGTATGTCGCGCAGCAGGTCGGGTTCGGGCCGCAGCAAGGCTCACTGGCGGCGCTGGCGCTGAATGTCGGCGGCATCGTCGGGCCTTTGATACTCGCTGTGGTCTGCCAGCACCTGGACGCGCGGCGGGTGATTGGGGCCGCCTTTGTGGCAGCGGCCGCCAGCATGGTGGGGGTGGGGTATGCCACCGGCAGTTTCGGTATTTATCTGGCCGTGGCGGCGTTGGCCGGTTTCTTTGTATTCGGTGCCCAGATCACGCTGCATGGCCTGGCCGCTGCGGTGTATCCGGGTCACCTGCGCGCCACCGGCATTGGCTGGGCGCTCGGTTGCGGGCGTATCGGCTCGGTGCTGGGACCGTTGTTGGGTGGGCAGATGTTGAACTCCGGGGTCGCGTTGTCGACTTATTTCACGGGTTTTGGTGCCGCCTTGTTGCTGGCAGCGGCGGCGACCTTCAGCCTGACGCGACGGGCGCTCGACGGGCACGAGACTTAGCGATCCACTGATGTATTCAGCGGCTCGCGCAGTGCACGGACGCACTGCCAAAATCGATGGCTGTAAGCCAGCCGAAAGCTGCGCGTTTGCGGTGGCCGGCGTTGTGAAGTCCAGGATGGATTTATTCAGCGCTTCCACGGAGTCTATATACAGCCGGCGATCGGCCGGCCGTCATTTCAGGGAGTGCATGTGAATCCAAACCCCCGTCGCTGGGACGTGGCCGCGTGCGTCGACGCCGCACCGCTCGGCTTCACGCAGATTCTGGTTGTATTACTGACGTTTGCCGTTGCGGCAAGCGATGGCCTTGACGCCCAGATCATTGGCTTCACGGCGCCGCAGATCGCGGCCGAGTTCGGGATCAGCCGGGACCAGCTTGGGCCGGTGTTCAGCGCCTCGCTATTGGGCATGGCCGGGGGAGCACTTTTATTCGGTTCGTTGGGTGACCGGCTCGGTCGACGGTACACGATGATTGCCTGCGTGGCTGTGTTCGGGTTCGGCACTCTGCTGACACCGCTGGCACGCGGGGTGATTGACCTGACGGTGTTACGTCTGATTACCGGTTTTGGCCTGGGCGGCGCATTGCCAAACGCGGTGACGTTGGTGGCCGAGTGTGCGCCGGCGCGACAACGCGGATTGCTGGTAACGCTGATGTATATCGGATTCTCTGTCGGGGGCATGCTCGGCGGCGCGATCGCCAGTGCCCTGGTGGTGGAACATGGCTGGAGGCTCATGTTCTATATCGGCGGACTGCTGCCGCTTGGTTTGTGCCTGGTGCTGTGGGCGTTGCTGCCAGAGTCGCCGCACTTTCTGGCGCGACAGCCTGGGGGTCGATCCAGGGTCAGCGCATTGCTGCGACGGCTGGACCCCAGCGGGGACTATGCCGCGGATGATGTGTACCTAGTGCCCGAAGCCGTCGGCTCCAATACCGGTATCGGAGAGTTGTTCCGTCACCGCCGGGCGCGCAACACGCTGCTGCTGTGGTCGGCGTTTTTCATTAATCTGCTGGTGCTGTTTTTCCTGATGAACTGGCTGCCGACTTTGTTGGTGGAGCGGGGCTGGGCGCTGGACAGCGCCATCCGGGTGATGGTCATGTTCAACTTCGGTGCGGTGTTTGGAGCCTTACTGCTGGCCTGGCTGTCGGCTCGCTACAACCCGCGGCGCATGTTGGCGATGTGCTTTGCCTTGGGTGGGCTCGCCATCATGGCGATCGGTCTGGGTAATGGGCAGTGGGCGGTGGTCATGACCGCCGGCCTGGCCACCGGCGTGTTTGCCGGCGCAGCCCAGGTTGGCCTGTACCCCATCACAACGCAGGCCTATCCCAGTCTGGTGCGCGCTACCGGGGTGGGTTGGGCCCAGGCCTGGGGCCGGACCGGGTCCATACTGGGTCCGCTTGCCGGCGGCTGGCTGGCCGTGCTGGAGCCGCGCTTTGTGGTGTACTTTGTCGTCTTCGGGGCGCCACTACTCGTCGCCGCGGTGGCTATCGCGGCGATGCGAGACCCACCCCCAGCCGCATTTACGAACGCATTGGATCAATCCGACGGGCCGTAACAAGCGTGTCCGCGCCGTAGTTATCTGGAGGAGCACGTCATGAAAAACCGGGATATCGATCTTGCCGCCTTGCCACGTTGGCCGGCCGCATTCAACCAGGTGCCCAAATGGGTGTTCGAGGATGCGGATGTTTTCGAGCTGGAACTCGATCGCGTTTTCAGGGGGCCACTGTGGCATCCGGTGGCCCATGACGCCGAATTACCCAACGTGGGCGATTACAAGACGATCAAGATAGGCCGTACTCCGCTGCTGGTGATTCGCGGCGATGACGGCCAGGTGCGAGCCTTCCACAACGCCTGCACGCATCGCAGCACCAAGCTGGCGATGGCCTTTCGTGGCCACAGTGGGGATATCGAATGCCCCTACCACCGCTGGGTGTTCGACACCCGCGGCCAGCTGCGGGCCTGCCCGGGCGAGGCCGAGTTCCCGCCCGACTTCAAGCGCGCCGACTACAACCTGGCGCAGTTGCGCTGCGAGTCCTTCACCGGGTTGTGGCTGGTCAGCCTCAATGCGAACCCGCCACCGCTAATGGAGTGGATGGGTGATTTGGCGCAGCCTGTGCGGGACGCCCTGGGCACGGACGGTCGCCTGACACTGCTCGGTTACCAGAAGGTGCGCTATCAGTCGAACTGGAAGGTCTACATCGACAACGATGCCTTTCATGCACCGCTGTTGCACGCGGCGTTTCGCATGCTGCGCTGGCAGGGCGGCAGCGGCAGCCAGCGGCGTCTGCCGCAGGGCCATATGATGATTCTGTCCGAGCTGGACGCGCAGCCGACCGATGGCGGCTTGCTGCGTGACCCCAGCGTGATCGGTTACCTCGGTGGGGACGCGCCGCGCAACAAGTCGCCCGGTCAGGCGGCGGGTTCGAGCCTGCTGGCGTTCTGGCCGCTGACGGCTGTCGCCAACCATCTGGATATCTTCAATATTCGCTACGCCAATCCGGTCGGGCTGGACGAGGTTGAGGTGCATTACGCGTACTTTGCCCATGCCGACGACGACGCCGACCTGGCGCGCCATCGTCTGCGGCAGTCCTCCAACATGATCGGCCCGAGCGGTTTCGTGAGTCTCGAGGACGCCACGGTGTTCTTGCGTATTCAGCAGGCACTTGAGACCGAGCCGGGCACGACGTTCTTCCTGAAGGGCTGGCACGAGGGTGCCGACCTTGCCCGGACCAAGCAGAACGACGAGGCTCCGAATGCGCTGTGGTGGGAGCACTATCGGCAAGTGATGTCCTTCGAGCGAGCGATCAGTTGACAGCGGTTTGAGATCTTGGGGCTGGTGTGGCCGGAGATGTTTGGGCCGGCCGTTTAAGCATCAAGTTGCGTGGCTGAACGGTCGATAAGCGCTACAACCCTGCCCGGTCGCCCGTTGACCGGACACGTTTGCAAGTTGCTACCGAGAGTGATGGCTATGCGCACTGCCTATTTAGGCCGGCAACCAATTTTTAATGCCCAGATAAAGCCGGTCGCCTACGAGCTGCTGTACCGGTCCGGTGCCGTTGGCAGTTCAGACCAGAACGACACCCGCGCTTCGGCCAATGTTCTTATCAACGCTTTTCTGGAGATGGGTGTTCAGCGGGTGGTCGGTAAGGCCAAGGCGTTCATTCATGTAACTCCTGAAATTCTCGACGATGAGTTGTTACGCCTGTTCGACCCCAGCCAGCTCGTATTGGAGCTGATGCCGGATATAGACTTTGACGACGCATTTTTGGAGACGGTGGACAGGCTGCGAGCGCTTGGATACGGCATCTGTGTTGATGATCTGCTGATACATGAAGGTACCGTCCCGTTGCTGGAGCGGGCACATTTTGTGAAGGTGGATATTCGCGCCGTGCCCGAGGACGAACTGGCCGGACACGTGGCCGCGCTGCGCCAGTATCCGGCCGCTCTGGTGGCTGAGAAAGTGGAAACGCACGAGCAGTTTGCCCAGTGCCAAGAGTTGGGTTTCGATCTGTACCAAGGTTACTTTTTTGCCAAGCCAAAACTGGTGGCCGGGCGTGCCATGGCGGAAGATCGCCTCAGTGTCATGCATCTGCTGGCGACCCTGCATAATCCGAATTCTGAACTGTCGGATGTGCAGACTATTATTCAGCGCAGCGTCTCGCTCAGCTACCGGTTGCTGCGTTACGTTAATTCGGCGGCCTTCTACCTGACGCGCGAGATCAATTCCATTGCGCAAGCCACGGTAATGCTTGGCCAGCGCCGAATACGAGACATGGCGACGCTGATGGCTCTGACCGGCATGGACGACAAACCCCAGGAGCTGACGCGTACTGCGCTGGCCCGTGCCAGGCTTTGCTCCCAGTTGGCGCCGATAGGGCGCGGCAATGCCGATATCGGATTTACGGTTGGACTATTTTCCGCGCTGGACGCGTTACTGGATAAGCCGCTGGAACAGCTTCTGGACGGAATGCCTTTATCGGAGGAGGTGCGGCGCGCGCTGCTGGAGCATCACGGGCCATTCGGCCAGATACTGGCAGTCACAATAGCCTTGGAGCAGGGCGATTACGATAGTCCCTTGCTTGATGCTCTTGAACCAAAACCGAGTGAACGCGCCTATCTGGAAGCCGCCGACTGGGCAAGTGAAGCAGTTGCCGAGATGCTGGCCGCTTGAGCGGTTGGCACTTGCCTGTCGCGAGCCGCGAGCTTGCCCCGGGTTCTCATTCCATGACTGAGTTCGGTTCCATAGGTCTATTGTTTTAATGTTATTGCTTGACTATAGTTGGACGTTCGTTTTTTCTGTGACATTTAGGAGAGTGCCGAAAAATGGCCGTCAATCTAACTAATTCCTCCCTTGGGGAATTGCATCAGATAATCGCCGACGCCAAGGTCATGCTGGATAAGCGCCAGCGAGAGCAGCGAGCTGAAGTTGTGGCTCAAATGCGTAAACTGGCCGCCACAGTGGGTCTGGATTTCGAGATTGTTGCCGGTGGTGAGCGAAAGAAGAGCCGCGCGTCGGCTGCTCCCAAGTACCGCAATCCTGCCAATGCGGCACAGACCTGGAATGGTCGGGGTCCGAAGCCGAAGTGGTTCAAGGAAGCCATTGCCAAAGGCAAGACGCCAGCACAGCTGGCGATCTAAAAATAAGTCAGGCCGGGCCGGTGCCGGCCAACAGTTGCCTGTAGGTGAATTAAGGGTCTGAATAGAGCCGTCGCGATGTTCCGTCGCGGCGGTTTTTTTTGGCTGGCGCGCCTGGCAGTCCTGCGGACGCGATCCCCAGGATTGTGGGGATAATGGATCGGGGTGCCCACAGCGTACCCCGCTGTGTCTGGCCGCCTTGGTAGGCTGTGGCGGTCTTTCCCAGGCCCTGGCGGGTGGGCCATCCGCTTACAGGATCACCAGGCTGATACCTGAGTTGAGGAATGGAAAAAAACTCAGTTTCCGAGGGCGTGGCAATCAGGCTGGACAAATGGCTGTGGGTCAGTCGTTTGTACCGTACTCGGACGCTGGCAGCACAAGCGGTGAGTGGCGGCA
This DNA window, taken from Immundisolibacter sp., encodes the following:
- a CDS encoding M18 family aminopeptidase; the encoded protein is MPSSLLPISPAARARAQALLDFIDASPSPWHVAANAAALLNDAGYTRLNEADPWLLSPGGRHYILRDDSTLAMFRIGGQPLTQAGFRVVGAHTDSPGLRVKPRAGDTSGGLLRLGVEVYGGPILATFADRDLSLAGRVALRDASAPHGVRSQLLRFEAPLLRIPNLPIHLNRKVNQDGLKLDRQNELPPILEAVREGLPAADHLRRLLADALEVDSVQMLGFELNVYDTQRGVFFGPQQEFVADSQLDNLGSCHAALSALLDTDATETGPCAVGFLFDHEEVGSTSAKGADGSFIDDILERIALCSGLGREDYRRALACSVLVSADMAHAYLPGHTGTYDDQHRVHLNHGPVIKTNASQRYTSESVSAGLFQLACERVGVPWQSYVQRSDLSCGSTIGPAAAARLGLRSVDVGNPMWAMHSVRESVGAADHDAMCRVLGAFFSAGGPQALSP
- a CDS encoding MFS transporter, with translation MDAAETAPIVRRTARVVGLCLLVIVLDGFDMLVIALTAPALAVDWGLSGQSLAPLFAAGVIGMIGGSVFIAPLGDRLGRVRVLMLCCALFGVFAGLTALADSYAGLLVLRLLTGFGLGGAVPNATALISEHASNRQRPLMVSIGLVGFALGGMLCALLAVPLVPRFGWRVMYVIGGVLPLLLIPVLHRFLPESPTLRSSTKAPAEKFSQRVRLLFAPGLAGDTQRLWLAFFVNMMVMFFLANWVPYVAQQVGFGPQQGSLAALALNVGGIVGPLILAVVCQHLDARRVIGAAFVAAAASMVGVGYATGSFGIYLAVAALAGFFVFGAQITLHGLAAAVYPGHLRATGIGWALGCGRIGSVLGPLLGGQMLNSGVALSTYFTGFGAALLLAAAATFSLTRRALDGHET
- a CDS encoding MFS transporter codes for the protein MNPNPRRWDVAACVDAAPLGFTQILVVLLTFAVAASDGLDAQIIGFTAPQIAAEFGISRDQLGPVFSASLLGMAGGALLFGSLGDRLGRRYTMIACVAVFGFGTLLTPLARGVIDLTVLRLITGFGLGGALPNAVTLVAECAPARQRGLLVTLMYIGFSVGGMLGGAIASALVVEHGWRLMFYIGGLLPLGLCLVLWALLPESPHFLARQPGGRSRVSALLRRLDPSGDYAADDVYLVPEAVGSNTGIGELFRHRRARNTLLLWSAFFINLLVLFFLMNWLPTLLVERGWALDSAIRVMVMFNFGAVFGALLLAWLSARYNPRRMLAMCFALGGLAIMAIGLGNGQWAVVMTAGLATGVFAGAAQVGLYPITTQAYPSLVRATGVGWAQAWGRTGSILGPLAGGWLAVLEPRFVVYFVVFGAPLLVAAVAIAAMRDPPPAAFTNALDQSDGP
- a CDS encoding aromatic ring-hydroxylating dioxygenase subunit alpha, whose translation is MKNRDIDLAALPRWPAAFNQVPKWVFEDADVFELELDRVFRGPLWHPVAHDAELPNVGDYKTIKIGRTPLLVIRGDDGQVRAFHNACTHRSTKLAMAFRGHSGDIECPYHRWVFDTRGQLRACPGEAEFPPDFKRADYNLAQLRCESFTGLWLVSLNANPPPLMEWMGDLAQPVRDALGTDGRLTLLGYQKVRYQSNWKVYIDNDAFHAPLLHAAFRMLRWQGGSGSQRRLPQGHMMILSELDAQPTDGGLLRDPSVIGYLGGDAPRNKSPGQAAGSSLLAFWPLTAVANHLDIFNIRYANPVGLDEVEVHYAYFAHADDDADLARHRLRQSSNMIGPSGFVSLEDATVFLRIQQALETEPGTTFFLKGWHEGADLARTKQNDEAPNALWWEHYRQVMSFERAIS
- a CDS encoding EAL and HDOD domain-containing protein, whose product is MRTAYLGRQPIFNAQIKPVAYELLYRSGAVGSSDQNDTRASANVLINAFLEMGVQRVVGKAKAFIHVTPEILDDELLRLFDPSQLVLELMPDIDFDDAFLETVDRLRALGYGICVDDLLIHEGTVPLLERAHFVKVDIRAVPEDELAGHVAALRQYPAALVAEKVETHEQFAQCQELGFDLYQGYFFAKPKLVAGRAMAEDRLSVMHLLATLHNPNSELSDVQTIIQRSVSLSYRLLRYVNSAAFYLTREINSIAQATVMLGQRRIRDMATLMALTGMDDKPQELTRTALARARLCSQLAPIGRGNADIGFTVGLFSALDALLDKPLEQLLDGMPLSEEVRRALLEHHGPFGQILAVTIALEQGDYDSPLLDALEPKPSERAYLEAADWASEAVAEMLAA
- a CDS encoding H-NS family nucleoid-associated regulatory protein, coding for MAVNLTNSSLGELHQIIADAKVMLDKRQREQRAEVVAQMRKLAATVGLDFEIVAGGERKKSRASAAPKYRNPANAAQTWNGRGPKPKWFKEAIAKGKTPAQLAI